One Dioscorea cayenensis subsp. rotundata cultivar TDr96_F1 chromosome 19, TDr96_F1_v2_PseudoChromosome.rev07_lg8_w22 25.fasta, whole genome shotgun sequence genomic window, tttttatttgctcATGGTACTATCACTATTTTTACTAATAGAAAATTGCAATCCTGATTTGATTCTTGATAGAATTGTTGAGGAACTgataagaaagaagatgaattgGATGTTGTGTGATTGAGACATTATTTACCTGTTTAACTTCTTTTCATGCAGAAAGTTTCATATATGTTAATTTTGCGGCTAGCATTCCAGAGTCTTGGGGTGGTGTTCGGAGACTTGGGTACATCACCGTTGTATGTGTTCTATAATACATTTCCGCATGGGGTGGATGATAAGGAGGATGTTATTGGAGCTCTTTCTATGATTATATACACTCTTACTATGATTCCTCTCCTCAAATATGTGTTCATTGTGTTGCGAGCTAATGATAATGGACAAGGTAAGCAGTTCGTTTTGAAAccttatttcaaatatttatgtgTGGTACAATTGTTTCCTTTTATATTGTTTCAAATTGAACAACTTGGTTGCACAAAATCCATGCTCTTGGTCAGCTTAAATAGAGATATGCACACATTGTCATTTTGCTTTCAGTAATGTAATtctttacataaaaaaaaggaactGATCTCTCTACAGATGGCCCATCTTCCCATTTTGTCATGTGTTTTGGTATGTTTTGGAGTTTTTGTTATGATTGTTTGAACTGAAATCTTAAAAGATTTGTTCTTGCAAAAACCTTCACAACTCCAAGATTGAGCTGTATATTATCTTTTGCGGGAGCAGACTAGTCCTATCATAATCCAAAACTTTTGGTTTTCTTTGTAAGTTCTCACTGTTTTATTGTTCTGTTGCCATAAGAACAAGAGTAGTTACAACACACTGTTCTGCCTTATAAATTTTGATCCTAACAGAAACTATGACCATTGAATTTGTAGGTTTTATGCAGCTTAACCTCAATTCATAATATAGATGATTGAACACTGCATTGGATAAGATGAAtgaatttgattcaaatattgttcTCTGAATAAGAAACTGGTGAGATGAGATCCTAGGTAGTCATCACTCATTATGTAGATGATGGATaaaatgaatgaatttgatTCAACTTCTATCTAATAGTTTCTtgtaaaaataatgttattttttttaagctgTGAATATTATCTTTTCCTCGCCCATCCTTCTTGTTTAATGAGGAAAGGTATTCAACTCACATTGGTGTAGGTGGCACATTTGCACTTTACTCCCTACTATGCCGTCATGCAAAAGTCAATACCATTCCTAACCAGCATCGAACAGATGAAGAGCTCACTACATACAGTCGTGAGCCATATGACGAAAACTCACTTGCTGCAAAGATCAAGAGATGGATAGAGGCCCATTCATACAAGAAGAATGCCCTTCTTATTCTTGTCCTTATCGGCACATGCATGGCAATTGGGGATGGGATTCTCACTCCTGCTATATCAGGTTGTTTTCCCCTCTGCCTCCTTAAATGCTTACCTCTAGCTTGATGTCTCATTTGCCTCTGAGTGGTCATTCCAAAATTTTCTTCGTTTCTGACTTGGTGTCTCTTACTTCATGGAAGACAAAGGAGGATGACTCAGAATAGTTTATGTTAGTGTACCACCAGTTGCTATGTGGTAGTGCACATGGAAAAGAAATTACATGTTCATTATGCATGGCcctattataataattttgagcattgtcaataattttatatattgtacCTACCTTGTAAGATAAGAGAAATTGCTTTCTTTTCTAATACCATCTTTCCCACTGGCTATTCCATTAAATATCTAGATCGGAAGTGTTCTAATTTCTCCTTTGGTATCCTGACATGAATTATCATATTCTGACAGTTCTATCAGCGTCAGGTGGGATTAGAGTGGATCACCCTCAAATGAGTAATGGTATTTCTCTTAACATCTTGAAACCAATGATGTTGTTACTTTTCTTTTACgttttaaattataatgtgaagcacctaatttttttttttccttcaacttTATAGATGTGGTTATAGTTGTTGCTGTGGTAATACTGGTTGGATTATTTAGCTTGCAACATTATGGAACGGATAAAGTAGGATGGCTTTTTGCTCCTGTTGTTCTTCTCTGGTTTATACTAATAGGATCCATTGGTGCTCTGAACATATGGAGGTATGATAGTTCCGTTCTCAAGGCTTACTCTCCAGTCTTTATATACCGATATCTCAAAAAAGGACATTGGGCTTCCCTTGGAGGAATTATGCTTAGCATCACAGGCAAGCTTTTATCAAAtaaatgtgttttattttataaataataagagaTCTCTAAAATGTTCTTTTCTGAAATTTGCGTTTGCAGGGACAGAAGCATTATTTGCAGATCTGTGTCATTTCCCCGTCTTAGCTGTTCAGGTGACCATGCAATAGCCATGAAgcatcccttcttttttttcttttttttttttttaagtcattacCACTTACTTAATTGTCTTATATTTTCTATCAATGTGAAGATCGCATTTACTAGTATTGTCTTCCCCTGCCTTCTTTTGGCATATACCGGGCAAGCTGCTTACATTTTGGATAACCAAGGGCATGTGTTTGATGCTTTCTACCGTTCCATTCCTCGTAAGTTCTTGCTCTTCAAGCAGGTTTTCATATGTGTTTCTTTCTGTAAGCGCCAGTAGTCACCCTTGTTTTTTGTGTTGTAGATGCTGTCTACTGGCCGGTTTTTATTATTGCCACATTGGCAGCTATAATTGCTAGTCAAGCTACCATATCTGCaacattttcaataataaaacagGCGCTGGCACTTGGTTGTTTTCCTCGGGTGAATGTTGTTCACACATCAAAGAAATTTCTTGGTCAGATATATATTCCAGACATCAATTGGATTCTCATGATACTCTGCATTGCTGTTACTGCCGGATTCAAAAACCAGAGTCAAATCGGAAATGCATATGGTGAATTTACATTAACTATTACATTGTACACTATTGATGCTCTTACTTATCTTATTTCTGTTTAACTTGCATCATGTCAATCATTACACAACCTGAATGGTTAACTCCCTCTTTCATTCATCTCTGAAAATTTATCAACAGGAACTGCGGTGGTGATAGTCATGCTAGTGACAACACTGCTGATGATACCTATAATGCTGTTAGTATGGAGGAGCCACTGGTTACTTGTCGTTATCTTTACTGCCTTATCTCTGTTTGTGGAGCTGACATATTTCTCGGCCGTGCTCTTCAAGGTAGATCAAGGTGGCTGGGTTCCTCTTGTCATTGCTGGCACCTTCCTGATTATCATGTATGTGTGGCACTATGGTACTGTGAAGCGCTATGAGTTTGAGATGCACAGCAAAGTCTCAATGGCCTGGATCCTCGGCCTTGGCCCCAGCCTTGGCCTGGTTCGGGTGCCTGGTATAGGTTTTGTATATACTGAACTGGCTTCTGGTGTACCCCACATCTTCTCGCATTTCATCACCAACCTCCCCGCCATCCACTCTGTTGTTGTCTTTGTGTGTGTGAAGTACCTTCCGGTTTATACTGTTCCTGTGGATGAAAGGTTTCTAGTGAAAAGGATTGGACCGAAAAATTTCCATATGTTCCGTTGCGTTGCAAGGTATGGGTACAAAGACCTTCATAAGAAAGATGAGGACTTTGAGAAGATGCTCTTTGACAGTCTCTTGCTTTTTGTCCGATTGGAAACAATGATGGATGGGTACACTGATTCGGAAGAGTATAGTCTCGGTGGACAACAGACTGAGAGATCCATTGATTTGCTTCTGACCGACAATGGTGATTCACTTTCATCGGTCCCGGAAGACTACACAAACCAATCCACCTGTGATTCTATTGTGCCTGTGAAGGTTCTCGGAAGAGGACAAAGTCTGGTAAGGTCATCTGGGCAGACAAGCCAGAGCACTGGGGATGAATTGGAGTTCTTGAACAGGTGCAAGGAAGCTGGGGTGGTGCACATACTTGGGAACACCATTGTAAGGGCAAGAAGAGACTCTACTTTGATTAAAAGGATTGCAGTTGATTACATTTATGCATTTCTCAGAAGAATTTGTAGGGAGAACAGTGTGATTTTCCATCTCCCTCATGAGAGTTTGCTGAATGTGGGTCAAATTTTCTATGTATAGTCCCATTCAATCAATAAGACATTTTCATGTGTTTCTCTGCATTGTTTCTTCTCATTAATCAAGTTAGTCATCTTTTCTAACCACTGCTGAATTGCATAATTATGAAAATGCATGGTGAAACAGAACAACTTTACAAAGTTTTTAGACACTAGTTCTAACACCTGATTCTTTATCTAGAGAGCTACCAAATTTGTCTCTAATGTTCACACCGGCATGACACATACATAACCTGGTCCTGTATACACTTGAAAACAGATGATTTTACATTAGAACTAGAAGGACATCTCCCATGGAGACTGGAAACAGTAAGAGCTGTGGCTCTTATCATGTTCGCTGCTGCAGATGATCATGCATCCGGTTGATGCTGAGGTTGGGCTGATTGCTGATGCGGGAAGGACTGCACCAGTGCCGGCTGCCACATGTAAGCCATAGGACGGGCTGGCGGTTGCGCTGCATACATTGGTGCAGTTGTTTGATCAACCGGCTTCCCCATGATCATTCCCGGCACTGCCATCTGATGCTGAGCAGGAACATAGTAATACGGGAGAGGATCAGCAGGTGCACCAACAGCAGGCAAAGTGGCCCTCGGGATCCCTAGCCCATCATCTTTCAATTCATCTCTTGGAACTATGTCAACTAAGAAATCAAATATGTCAGTCCTGGTTATTGCAGCAGCTATATCATTCTTTTGAAGGGTTCTCCTCTTGTTCTCCTCAGTGTGGATCCACGACCTTAGTGTCAACTCCAATATGAACATCTCACAGGCCTTTGCAAAGACTACAGGGGCCTCAGCTGAGATCATTCTAACATCCTCATCGgccttcattattttctttattcggGCAAGCGGTAGGCTGTGGTTCTTGAAGTCATTAGTTTGTTCGATCTCTAGGATCTGATTGGCCCAGAAGGCTTGAAGttgctgttgttgctgctgctgctgctggtgatggAATTGCTGAATCTGCTGAAGTGCAAGCTGGTGCTGGTTCGAGAGATGAGATGGGGAAGTGGGAAAGGCTGTGGCGGGTTGTGTGGGAGGAGAGAGAGCTCCGATTGCAGTAGGGGCTCCAGCGGAAACCATTGCAGCAGTTTGATAGGGAGGGGCAGCAACATAAGCTATTTGGGCAGCACTAGATGCAATGCCCACCACAGGCTGAGACGATGGCAGAGACTGCTCCATGGTAGCTGGGTCTTCACAGCCTCTTTTCTACTTCTGGTATGGATCTCACATGATCACTGGGCAAAGCATGGAGCTGATCAGAATTATGCAAAACAGCAGTTATAAAAGATCACAAAACAATTTAGCCCTGAAAAAAGTGATCTCAAAACTTTACATGATGCTTACTAATATAGCAAAAATTTGTTTTGGGTCAGATTACTAATATAGCAAAGTTGACAAACAGGTGGATTTCATAAGTATGCGGCAGAGATTACCAGTCACTGAGCTGTCAATTACATAATCTAACAGCTATTTTAACCATTGCTCACATTTGTTGATGTCTTATAATTTGTTATGGACAACATGAAACTATAGATAACAGGATTATAAATTATACAATTATGAATGATACATGAGACcatctaataaaaaaaccttaatcTAAAATATCTACAATCTAATGCAAGCATCAAACTTGGCCCTAATATCTTTCTGATTTTGTTCCTTGGTTTAAATACCTGACAGATGGTAAACCATTTTTAACCCCGGTGTTCTAATTACTGAAACAACAGCATAGATGATTTCAGGCCTTCAAAATCAACCCAAAGCACAAGTTGAACAAGTTCAGAATCCATTCTCCTTGATACTTTTACTAGATTAATCAACTTTGCATACAAGAATAGTAAGAAAAAATAGTGAATCCCATGCAGCTCTTACACCATGTAAGAACTCTCTTCTAGCAGAAACATGGTTACCGCATATTAGGATCCCTCACGCATACAAGCAAAGATTTAGATCAAGAATTCAACAAGCTCTCAAGTTTTAGAGAGCCAAGTTCTGCATTATTATCAACATATCCAATTAGCTCTCAATTGTCAGTTTCCTCAACCAAGATACTTCCAATATGAAGGTTTGTTGTAGGAATTTTCAGAATAAGGTTCCTCAGATAGTGGTCAAAGACAATCTAACTTCACCAAAGGCAGATCAAATTCCAGAATAGACACGTAACAGGGGAGTTGGAAAGGCGCTACATGATTTTACAGGTGTTTCTGAGGCAGCTCTCTGGTTCACCAAGAGGCATTACTTTCCGTCAAAATCAAAACGCCAGAAGAAATCGACATTACCTTACATGTATAGACATAAGACTTGACAATTATTTGTTCTGATTTGTCTTGCAACAAAATCAGTTGACACCAAACTTTGGTAGATCAACCCAACCAAAAAACATCTAAGTCAAATCATTATATAAGGGATGTGATTAGTTTTTTGAATTGTAGTTCAgggaaaaaaagttttaaatgtaaatttaatttatctCAGTGTTGTTCAAAAAATAATTGTGGACACATAATAACACTCCAAGATCGAGAAATTGCAGATACGAGGTAAATGACAAGCAACCATTAAGTAGCCTTCTAACGTTATAATGTAGGCATAGACAAAAGCAATTAATATAATGCATACACCACATTCATCACACGTGCCAACTTCAAATTGAGAATTCTTTGAATCAAGCATCCACCATAAGTCTCTTGACATCATCCTATTTCATCAATAGATGTCTTGATACGCAGATGTCTTCAACAAAATCCTCAACCAATAACTCCAATACTACCTTTGTCAGGAACCATCTCGCAGCTAAAACTCAACTgccatttcaaaatattatttaaccATTCACGCAATCTACCATGATTTTGTCCTTCAACAAAAACATCATAAAACACTGCTTCTTCTATCCAGATTTTTCTTTCAGTCATCAAAAAAATTCTCAGAAAATGAACTCAGAAAAAGCATCATTCCAAAGTAAACACGTGCTTTAAATTCTTCTTCCTAATTACCATCAGCTTTGAACAATTCAAACAAAATCTCAACCTTGCAACGACAAGATTAAGGTTTTAACTTCTCAAGAATGAACATAGAAACTTGTTTAATAGCATTTTAACCAATTTCACAGAATAAACAtagtttttcttataaaaaaacctAGAAAATTTCTTGATCATAAACAAATAACAACCATCTCATCTTGAACtagaaaataaaccaaacaCTCTCCAAGAACCCGATCTCACAGACTAAGCATTAACCACTCACgagttataacacaacattctCTGGCTCTGACCAATGAATCAAAACTACAACTTTACTTCAAAAAACTGATTTAAATCTTGATTCGAAGGCAAAAAAAGGCATCAAACGAAGAGCAATCACTACAGTGACAACCACTGTTTATAAGATTGAATCTTTCCCATGTGAAATCTTAAAAGAGCgattgaaagaaaacaaaacctgATAAAAACTCTTGGAATTGCTCAACAAAAACCTCCATAAATCGAAGGGACAAAAGGAGGGAAATTTGATATACCTGGGGGAGTGGAGAGCATGGAAACCCTAGAAGGAGCGCGAATGAGCGGAGGGAAAGGACCCGCGAGAGTGAAGGGCGAAGTGGAATCCGGTGCGAAGAGGGCCACGTGTCCGACTTGTATCTACGCCGTGTCGACACGTGGCATATTCCCATTAGCCCACTGCCTTTTAACGCTCCCGCCCCGCGCGGGCAAGCGGACGTGGTTGTCAAATTGGAGAAGTGTGAGGGGTTTTCAGTAAAAAATGAAAccaaaattagttatttatatagtacatcataaatcacatttatttatttatttattcatatagtcaatctaaactagaaattactccttttagtttttttacttgtccattATACCCAATTTACATAgattaagaaaaatcaattgaaGTTATTTAGCAatctaaatattataaaaaattatattaacttttcaaaataatttttatttaaaatatgttttaaaaaatgtgtagttgaataaaatttattaaaattttttaaaatatattaaatataaaggataaaattttaaaaaaataatatttaatattttacaaattgtttaaataaataaattttaaaaaaacctctAAAATGAGATAAATAAAAGGAACCAGAGTAAGTAAATCACATTTATTTTCTCTTCATCAATCATGGGAATGCCGGAATGCCATTAgataaagtgatttttttataaaatttttaaattattttttaaccacAGGAATATgcaattaaatatgtttatgtGGGGGTATTACTAATTGTTCATTTCTACAAGGGTGTGCATgtaattttgatgaaaaaaagtgGGAAACGAGGTGTGGTCGAGTGACCAATAGCAATAGAGTTGAATGGGAAACGTGGAAGCCATAACTAGTGATCCAATTGAGATTGGTTTTCAAGCTTTGGCTCTTCAATGCAATGGAGTTTAAGAGGTTCCAAAGGTTGTCTGCTCTTCAgattcttcaatggtgtacagtttcttgaattaatttattttaattcattggGAGATTCTCATGATTCATTAAAGTTTtgggttgttgttgttgttgttgttaatggtGTGGATTTGGAGTTAGCACTAAAGTTTAGAAACAATTTCATAATCTACATGAGATCATCTACAAAGTTTAAGGTTATTGTTGATCATGAAATTAAACAACTATTAGAAAACcaatcacattaccaactttgccaaaataaaaatcgattaAATTGTATTCCATTGCATTGTTTATGGGTAATTCAAATGTTTTGGGTTGACTGataagaaaatgatatttataactttattatttctttgatgacttaaatataaatataaatgtttcAGACTTGAAGCTACAGTTGCAGTTGGATTAGATTTGCAAGTGTGATGCACATCCCAAGGCCCACGCTCATCTTTCTTTGCTTTCACATGGTTTCTTTCAGTGGAGTGGAGAATCTGCTACACTTTTCTTATTTGGACTGTTGCAGTTACAGGACAAATCACATGGCTTTTTCATATTCTCAAACATTCACCCTTTTCTGTTCTTATTCAATATTCACCATGAATGATCTGCCAATCAATGCAATGGATTGATGAAAAGAAGCAAATGGAAAAGAAATTCCATTTGTTCatccttcttcctttcttttcctaTATATTCCCTAAATCCAAACATGGTATTTACCCTCCAAAATGGgaaaaagatttatttaaaaagattcCTCTTGTTTAGATATAAATGAAAGCAGAACTAAGAAAAATCACTATGGATCAGTACATAGATGATGGATTTGGACATGTGTTCTAGAAGATTTACTTCAAGAAAAGATGGTGTCTGCACTGACAACAACAACAGGTCCTAATGACTTGAAGATGCCTCTCTCTGCAAGCTTGAAGAAGCCATGGCAAACCTAGATGAGAAAGTATGGCAAAAAAGAGCAGGATCATCATCAGAAGCACATCCAAATCCATTCCTATCAAAGTTTCTAGCATAACTCAAAGGGTCATATTGGCAGTGGAATGTAGGAGTCCTAGAGGTCATGCAGAGCATTTTGCTTCTCTTCTTCAGCTTCCTTACAAACCTCTCAATGCCGGAGCAGCTCGGTGAGCCTCCCCGGCGCAACACGGCGCCATGGGACACCTCCGGCCGTCTGCTGTCTGAAATGGTGGTTGAACCCCTTTTCTGGCACCATGAGATAACTGTGCAGGCCATCTCCTTCCTCTCTCTAGCAGTAGCAAGCAAGCTTCCTATCTACTTTTGTTGTGCAGAGACAGAGAGACCTAAGCTTTATATAATGCATGTCATGCATCTGTTAGAAACTAatctaaattaatcaaataCCAAACTTAAAACCAAAGCTATGTTAATTAAACCTCTCTTTGGTTCAAATGTGCCtgatattttctaaaataatgcTTGTTAACAAAGAGTATTTAATTTTGATCAAGCTCCAAAGCAGTACCACACCATGTGCAATGGATAAAGTAGTGAATGGTTTGCCAACCAATCAGATGCAGAGTTACTACCAGTAAACAAATGAAGcaatttatttctctttagATCAGAAGCTAACACATAGTCCAATGCAAGGACTCAAGAGGCTTAATTAACTTTTATGGTGATTAACAACTAGAATTTGTAAGGTGATATTAGCCTCAAAGATGCATTGAACTGGTAGGGGAGCTAGAAACTTGAATAACCCATGTTAGGTCTCATCACAAGCTATTATTTAGTCTTTCCCAGCTACCGCAATTATAGActgttgttttgttgtgtttggcTTAAACATTCCAACTCTTccttttatttccatttcataATTTTCAACTTAATAAGTCCTAATCCTTCCCGGAAAGAATTTGATCATACTATCTAATCATTCGATCTATACTAACTGGCATGTCAAGATTGTCCCTACAACAACTTAGACTTGTTTAATTAGAACACCACCACCACATATAGGTTCCATTTTAAAATATCCttttaaagtaatatatatagtaaCCTAATAAAATGTATTCTTAAAGAAAAGGTCCCATAAAGTTGCTGGAGGACACAGAAATTTCACATGGATGAAGAGTGCTAGTCAACAGATGACCGGTCATGGAAGTGCACCAGCGAACAACAAGGCCAATTAAGGCTTCAAATGTTTTATGTCCAAGACCTCTGACATGCTGTGTGTGTGTGCCCCCCCCAAACTTGGTATTAAATCTCTATCCGCCACTCTATGATCTTATCTCTTCCAGATTTGAAAGATGTCATGTTATTAGTCAAAGAAAAGTCCATGAACTCATATTAGATCCTCTTTCAGAAGACCATTAACATAGTTTATGGCAGCACATCTAGCTAAGTGGCACATGCCTTGCATGTGGCTCAACTCCaattaaaatttcttatgtGTTTGAAGTTGAGATGGCACTAAAATTTTCAGAACAAGGAAATATAGTAATGAATATTTtctactgaaaaaaaaaacagataaattgatgacaaaaagaaatatagtaAATACAAACCAAAACCTAAAATACTTCAAAACCAAGTTCTATGAAACCTATTAAATTGTCCACGAATGCCTCGAATTTTGAAGCCGACACAAGGCATAACTCGTTTGGCCATATTAATTGTTTACTGATTTAGTGGTTGTAGGTGTGAGGACTCCTAGAATTAAAGTCAAGATTCATTGCATGCTAAGCATACCAAGGATGATGCTAGCATTTAGGAAATAGTAGCAAACATCACCATTCTCAAGGTTAGCTTCTCTATTAATTGCATTTAGTAGTTCCACTGCTTGTTCTTCATAAAATGGTCAATGCTTAGTCCTAGTCTTGACAAACTTATTCAAAGAAAACCTTTAGATATAACaacaataaagaataaatacaCATGGTTTCCATGGACATCCAAATGACACCATGTACACAACAAGGTTCAACAAACTACAGTCTTGTGTCCACTACAGACTTGTGTCCCATGTTCACTGGCCATCAAAGATGTCCTAGCTTCTGACAATCACTAATCCTTGAAACCCGTCACATATTGAACATAAATATTCACATTCATTATTGGCAACTCAAGCTCGAAGGCAGTACCCTTTCCATTGATATAAATTTCCATTTCACAGGTCTGTCAGCTCATTTAGTTGTTCTAGCCTAGAAAAACTTTGTTATGCAGTTCTTGGTTTtctctgcttttttttttggaagaaaagtAGGGATTCTTCTGGAACAAGCCTTTCACAAATAAAGCATGCCAACAACCAACATCACAACCGCTTCAGATCAACAACCGTCTTGATTGATATAAGCCTAAAAATAGTCTATGATTGACATATGAAAAGTTATCACAAAAGCATAAGATTCAAAGAATTCATATCTAATTAAGTTAAGGAAACATAACCTGAAACTGAGTTAAGAGAACCGAAAATTCAAGTAGTCTGTACAAGTCTCAAGGAAAGCAAATGGAAAGAGGGAATAGAAGCTTTCTTCTTTTTACCTAAACTACTGCTCCATAGGCTACTCATCATCTTTGTATGGGTATTCTTCAGGAACTTGCTTCAGAAGTTTCACACGCAGTTCATAGACATCATCTCCTTGTAGCATATCCCGGACCCATGTGACTTCAGTCTTCATTGACACCTACAACAAAAGAACCAATCATGTAATATAGCAAGTATCAGACATACATGATATAACCCAGGTCAATTTGATCAGATAGTCCCAGATTAACTAACATGAGGCACATCAGCAAGAAGAAACATAACATGCAATATATTCCGGGAAGGGGAAAGAATATGATCTTGCTCTCGATCCCATATGGCATGCAATAACATCATATATATTAACATGCCCGCCTCATTTTGATCAGTAGAATATTTACAGAACACCTGATATTAAGGTGATGACTACTCAGCAAcaccaagaaaaggaaaaactcaAAGTGCAATCACCAATgacaaaatgaagaaatttgACCTAATAGAAATCAGACCAATAAACCACAATCCTTGGTGGGCCACACCAACACATGGAATTCTAAGTTCCTTTCTTGCCACAGATTAGTGACACCTTCTTTCTAATCTTTAAAATGCATTCACTTGCAAAGCTTCATCTCCATCACTAGAAAAGCATCCCAATGATGGATCTCACATGCAAAGTACATAAACAACTCCAAAACCATACACCATAAAAAAACAATGCTATCTGAAACCGCTTTTATCAGATACATTAAGTATTAACTAATCTCAATACCACTCTCAATGATGATGGGCCAcaaataaattgaataaaagaaaagataattaGGCTTCCAAATCAGTTGCAAGGCTTTTAAAGAGAGAGCATCATTGGTCAGAATGATGTAGAGAAACACAACACATGACAAAAGtcatataaattacaaaagcaTAGGGCACAAATAGACAAACACTGGTAAgagcataataaaaaatgagaactTGAGTTCATATGCTATTGTCAAGCAAAAGTAGAATGATCTCGCTGTAAACAGGCTAATTCAGGCTCAGTCTTGGCTCAGAAAAAGCCCTGTCCGGGGTCCTCACTGAACTTATAGTTGAGCCCCAGGCcattcatgtttaattttcaaGGACAATCAGCTCAGGCCCATTGCATAGCCCAAAAACTGAAAGCCACAGATTGGTTTTTTGGGCCACACTGGTTTATTGGCATCCTATGAGTAAATACAAATTTGGCACAATTTAGAAACTAACCATCTCAAGTGCTCACGTCCTTAACATTGACACTTCGTTAAATGAATgagtaataaagaaaaaattagtaTAGTTTAGAAATTAACCATCTCGAGTGCTCCTCTAATAACTCCACTCAATATGTTGCAGTAACATAGGCCCTGACATGTATCAGGAAGTTCAACAAAGTCTACCAGGGGATTATCTTCCAAGACAAGGCTGCAGCTTGTTCCTTCAGCATCCCAATTAGTCACAGTTGCAGAGACCCCCAAAAACATTTTGAAACCAACCTATCCAGAAGCAGTGCCAGTTAACAACAATATTAAAATCATTCTAAGGAAGCGTAGAGAAGTAATGCCAGTTCATACAAAGAGTAAATGGGAAAACTTGACAAAAGTTCTCATGCAGGTGACCAAAGTCCTAATGTTTCTCAACTTATGTTGATGCCAATATTCACAAGTAAACACTCTGCATTAACATCAAAACATTG contains:
- the LOC120283535 gene encoding trafficking protein particle complex subunit 3-like encodes the protein MAPLPPRSGDAVFANIEHVNAELFTLTYGAIVRQLLTDLEEVEEVNKQLDQMGYNIGIRLIDEFLAKSNVSGCANFKETADVIAKVGFKMFLGVSATVTNWDAEGTSCSLVLEDNPLVDFVELPDTCQGLCYCNILSGVIRGALEMVSMKTEVTWVRDMLQGDDVYELRVKLLKQVPEEYPYKDDE
- the LOC120250525 gene encoding uncharacterized protein LOC120250525, which codes for MACTVISWCQKRGSTTISDSRRPEVSHGAVLRRGGSPSCSGIERFVRKLKKRSKMLCMTSRTPTFHCQYDPLSYARNFDRNGFGCASDDDPALFCHTFSSRFAMASSSLQREASSSH
- the LOC120283360 gene encoding nuclear transcription factor Y subunit C-2-like codes for the protein MEQSLPSSQPVVGIASSAAQIAYVAAPPYQTAAMVSAGAPTAIGALSPPTQPATAFPTSPSHLSNQHQLALQQIQQFHHQQQQQQQQQLQAFWANQILEIEQTNDFKNHSLPLARIKKIMKADEDVRMISAEAPVVFAKACEMFILELTLRSWIHTEENKRRTLQKNDIAAAITRTDIFDFLVDIVPRDELKDDGLGIPRATLPAVGAPADPLPYYYVPAQHQMAVPGMIMGKPVDQTTAPMYAAQPPARPMAYMWQPALVQSFPHQQSAQPQHQPDA
- the LOC120283359 gene encoding probable potassium transporter 11, with product MASAPIDEESCKGSMWVLDQKLDQPMDEEAGRLKNMYRERKVSYMLILRLAFQSLGVVFGDLGTSPLYVFYNTFPHGVDDKEDVIGALSMIIYTLTMIPLLKYVFIVLRANDNGQGGTFALYSLLCRHAKVNTIPNQHRTDEELTTYSREPYDENSLAAKIKRWIEAHSYKKNALLILVLIGTCMAIGDGILTPAISVLSASGGIRVDHPQMSNDVVIVVAVVILVGLFSLQHYGTDKVGWLFAPVVLLWFILIGSIGALNIWRYDSSVLKAYSPVFIYRYLKKGHWASLGGIMLSITGTEALFADLCHFPVLAVQIAFTSIVFPCLLLAYTGQAAYILDNQGHVFDAFYRSIPHAVYWPVFIIATLAAIIASQATISATFSIIKQALALGCFPRVNVVHTSKKFLGQIYIPDINWILMILCIAVTAGFKNQSQIGNAYGTAVVIVMLVTTLLMIPIMLLVWRSHWLLVVIFTALSLFVELTYFSAVLFKVDQGGWVPLVIAGTFLIIMYVWHYGTVKRYEFEMHSKVSMAWILGLGPSLGLVRVPGIGFVYTELASGVPHIFSHFITNLPAIHSVVVFVCVKYLPVYTVPVDERFLVKRIGPKNFHMFRCVARYGYKDLHKKDEDFEKMLFDSLLLFVRLETMMDGYTDSEEYSLGGQQTERSIDLLLTDNGDSLSSVPEDYTNQSTCDSIVPVKVLGRGQSLVRSSGQTSQSTGDELEFLNRCKEAGVVHILGNTIVRARRDSTLIKRIAVDYIYAFLRRICRENSVIFHLPHESLLNVGQIFYV